The genomic window AGGTGGGGCACCAAAACTCCCAGAATTTCCTctgaagcagaagagaaaactgTAAATACCCCAGGGGGACAGGACTGGTGCAATGGCATCTGAGACTGACCTGAGAATTTCAAGATcttcaaaacaggaaaaatacaaCATACAGTTTGCAATTCTAAATTGCTCCAGCAGTAGAAATCagaatagaatcatggaatcatttaggttggagaaACTCTCtaagaccatcgagtccaactatGACTCACCACTGCCAAGGCCAACACTGAACCAtgttcccaagtgccacatccacatggcttttaaatccctccagggatttagtgactccaccaccaccCTAGGCAGCCTggtccaatgcctgaccaccctttccatgaagaagttTACctcaatatccaatctaaacctcccctggcacagtttgaagccatttcctcttgtcccgtccctgttccctgggagcagagcctgacccccacctggctgccccctcctgtcagggagctgtggagtgagaaggtcccccctgagcctccttttctccaggctgagtccCCCCAGCgactcctcatcagacttgtgcttcagacccttccccagctctatTGCTCCTCTTTGATCATGCTCAAACAAGAACTGGAGAACTGACTGGTAATAACCACCCTAAGCAGCCTAAGGAACTGGCCAGCATTCCTCATCACAGCAAAGAGCCAGAAAATCTTTCTTCTTCCCCACCCTTGTTAACTACTGCATTGAGTGGCTTCGAAGTCTTAAGCAACGCCAGACGACGGCTGCTCCCACAAGAGGGCTACTGCATGCGGGCAGGGACTTACACTGGTATTTACAACACTCTCAGACATGAAAAGCACTAAAAGAGCATTTTAATAGTCATGCCCCAAATGGCAGAATGAGAATCCTGATTCTCATCCTGATGAGGATGTTCTCTCCATCAGTTTTTGAAAGAACAGGTCCCATTCATGTGAACTGGCAGAAAAGCACCAACATCTACCAGATGCAGCTAAGCAGCCTCAGAGAGCAGAGGGCAGCCTGTGCAGCCCCACTCAGAACAGCTCCAAATTGACTCATTGGTCTCCCACTCCTTCCGTTGATCATCGTCACGGTCATCCTCCCATGCTAATACACTAAAACACTTTCCCTGTCCCCGAAAGAGCACAGTAAAAACACTCACTTTGCCTTCCATGAACACACACCTTCCCCAGGACATGAGAAACAAAAGAGATGGAGCAGTCCAAGCCACCTGGGATAAAACAGACATGAGCTTTAACAAGCATGTCAACAGCATCCTCCAACCAGCCTTCAGGAGTAGGTGCAGAGACTTCCACAAGTGCTGTATCACAAAAACACGGATTAACTTTTTCTCTTCAAGCAtcatctcctcctccctccactACCTGCCTTCATGCACAAGCCAGCATTCAGTGTTACTTACAGTGACAGGCAAAAGGCTAAAGCAGCTCAGTCCCACTTTAACATGATGGAAAGTTATCAATGACACTGGTTCATTCAGTACCACTCAAATCTCCCAAACGATTCCTTCAGCACACATCAAGTGACCACAACTAAGTTTTAGCAACAGGCAATGCTGTTTATTTGCTTGGATGATTGCTGCTTTCAGTGGATTCTAAAAGGCCTCAGCTATTTTCCTCATTCCTGGGACTTTATGCTTTTAGGATAGCCCGAAGGAAGAACATGAGGCTCTGCAACACTCATCATCTGTATTTCAAGCAGCAGCTATGGGGTCCATGCCCAAAACATTTCTTCAGAAAAGGCAACCCTACAGTCCAGTCATCTTGCAGCCTTACCCCGCAGAGAGCTGGAgatcttctgcagcacctggagAACTGCACCACCCAGGAGAGGGAAGTAGGTCTGTGGGAAGAACACTGGTGGGTTTTTCCCCTGGAGTTTATTGCTCACATGCTCGGGCAAGCACACAATCTTGTTGAGCAGGgcatcctgcagctctgggcagCCCGCCTGTGCTTGCTGCTGACAGACCTCCCACAGTAATGCTGACACCCGGCcctcctgcaggaactgctccaggaCCCCAACGACCTCCCTCGGGTCAAGGCCAGGGCTGGAAGAAAATAACTGTAAGTTCCTGTCTCTTTTAAATGATAAAAATAAGATGTGCGTGCTATAGCTTTTCTGTTGTGCTATCACCACTGAAACGCCGCTGCTCTGTTACgcgggatttaaaaaaaaaaatcaaattaaagcGATTTTAATCTCTTTGTATCTGCAGTTTCCTCGGCTCCAAGCATTCAGGACCTTCAACAACCAGGACTGAAAGAGCTCTGTGACTGCGGGACGCACAGCATCGTGCGGGGTCCGAAGCGCTcagggcagcgccggggctgcCCGCGCTCACCCACATCTCCGCGCCCCCGCGCACTTCAGCCCCGCTGAAAGGCACCCCCAGACATCCCTCCTGCGCGCCGGGACCGGCCCCGGGGAGCCCCAGCCCGTCAGCGCTCCAGGCCCCGCCCGCCTGCCCCGGGGAGCCACACTGACCCCGGGGAGCCGAGGGCCTCCAGCAAGACGCAGAGGACAAGGCCGGGCGGGCCTTCCAGGAAGCAGCGCTGCCACACGCCCTCGGGCCGCGCCGCGCCAGGCGCCCGGGCCAGGCTGCGCAGGAAGGCGCCGAACAGtgcccgctcccgctccccgaGGGCGGCTgggccgcccgccgccgccagaGCGGCGCGCACCGCGCCcagcgccgccgccggcccctccccggcccctgcCCGGCCCAGAGCCGCCACGGCCTCCCGCAGGACGGGCTCCAGCCCCGGCCCCAGAgcgagccccggccccggcggcgccgccgctgccgccgccatAGCACGGAGGGGAGCGCGCGGCCGCCCCGCTTCCGCCCGCCCtgggcggcagccaatgagcGGCGCCGGCCCACGGAAGCGGGGACACAAGCACCGCCCCCTTAAAGGGGCAGCGaccggcagggcagggcagggcagggcacggCGCGGCACGGCACGGCGCGGCAGGGCACGGCCCGGCAGGGCACGGCACGGcgcggcacggcacggcacggcaggGCACGGCAGGGCAGGGCACGGCAGGGCACGGCACGGCAGGGCACGGAGCGGCACGGCAGGGCACGGCGCGGCACGGCGCGGCAGGGCACGGCGCGGCACGGCAGGGCACGGCGCGGCACGGCACGGCGCGGCAGGGCACGGCGCGGCAGGGCAGGGCACGGCGCGGCagggcacggcacggcacggcacggcacggcaggGCACGGCAGGGCAGGGCACGGCACGGCagggcacggcacggcacggcgcacccctcccccacagccccccctgCGCCCAGCAACGCAGCGAGGCAGGACGGCTATTCTCAACCCTACTGCTTTATTCAGTAACTGCTTGTCCTACACAAGTACAAACACAACATGGCCCAAAAGGATACAAAGttatacaaaacaaaaaaaatctgtatagTATTGACTGTACAACAGGTGGTAAATTCTTTGCCTTTCCCTGTGTGAGCCCCAGTTAATCCAGCCAGCATCGTGGCTTCAagtctccctctctgccttGCAGTTTCCAGCAGATTGGTGCTCAGTCGCTCATTTGGGATTTGTAAAAGCACTCACACTGTTTCACTGTGGGTTGAGTAGGAAGTTTTTACCAACACCCTCAACGAAAAGGTGAAAGAAATCACTTATGGGGGCAGCTACAGAACACTTCTTAGGATTTCCAGCTTCTTCTCTATAGTGTCATATTCACTGGGCTGGACCGTTGTTTCTGTGGTTATTGCCTGGTGCAAGCATTAAAGAAGAGCTTACTCTGCAGAAACTAATCATCATGGGGAACTGGAATAAAGCAACAATTCTGTACTGAATTAAGTCTCAGGCAGGTCTGGGCTCCAGCTGCCCTGAAAAATCCTGTGCTGGCACCTGGAGATCAAGGTATGTGGCTCACTGTCTTACTCATTGGGGTTCTAACTAGAACAAGATTCACATGCTGGTCTGTACAGCGTGCTAAGCGTTTACAATCACCAAGCAGCAGCTGCTAACTGGAGAAAGAGAGGCTGAAACATCTTTCCTTCCCTCTATCTGGAAAAGATGTTTTTACAGCCTTTAAAATCAAAgccatttttaaataatttcaattcAATGCCAGGAATCCAGAAGCCTCACAGCAAAGTTTACTGGCCAGGAACTGGTGCTCTCTCCTCTTACGTTGCTTTCACTGCCAGGATTATCTCTCACTCCTTCTCACCCAGACTCATTATAAAAAAAAGGTACAATATTCCATCTGATGGGATTTAagttaaaaagtaaaaagctGTCCAGTCCTTTTGCTTTATCTTGAGGAGTTTGAGCTGGAGCGGCTGCGATGGCGCCTTCGTCCGGGAGACCTGGATCGGGATCGCCGGCGAACGGGGGATCTGCGCCGAGGAGACCGGGAcctggcagggaaggagcagaaagCTTCCCTTAGGAGACAAGCAACAGGTGCGAGGAATTGGTCAGCTCAACTACCAACTTTTAAAAGAcacttccctgcctcctgccaaaATCCCTCACACACCATGGGAAAAGAGCTTGAGCAAAACACAGCCAGCTCCAGAGAGGACTGACTACACAGCGGGAGTATGCTGGCTATCCTGCCTCTGCTTCAGGAAccataaaaaattattaataccTGAACAACAGGGAAGAAACTGCTTCTCTTCCTCAAGGAATATGAGCTCAGATCCTGCATCAGATCCTCCTTCACCTGAAGTCATCTTTGACTCCCGAAACGGTGATATTCAGGGGAAGGATTTAACCAAACCCTTTCAAATTACGAGGCTCCTTAGAGGAAGCTTACTTAAGAAGTGATTTAGCTTCAAGCTTCTCAGTACTACAATCAACAGTCGTAATGGTACAGCTACTGCTACGACACAGAGGTTCCAGGCACAGAATACTAACAGAGCTTTAACAGGATAGTAAAACTTGGAGTAGGAAAGATAACAAAGGAGGGAATGGCAAACCTGCATCTGTGAGACTGCAGCAAAAGGTGTGTTTAAAGGAGGACCAAGAAGCCTCCTGGATCTTGTGCCACATAACTACTGCTCATTTTTAAACCTGTGGTTCAAAGCTGTTCAGCAGTCAAGTTGCTACTGACAAGTCAGACATTTTGAAGACATGTAAACACTGAAGACTCAGAACAACTTATCTAAGCACAATCAGGCAGCCCCAAGTCACACAACTGTCAGATCACACCTTGGGGCCAGTGTACTCCATTCACCTGACACAGGACTGCTTTTTGGTCATGTGCCCATGCAGAAATAAGGGAGGGAGGCACAAGGACTTCTGAAAAACAAGAAGCTGGCACAGCCTGCCACAAGTGTTTTGTCAGCCAGAGTCTGTTCCCACTTCACCTTGAAGCCTTTATGCAGAAGGGGCTCCAGGGAACAGACTGGGAAGGACGTGACCTTTCCTGGAGACTGTGCTCAGGATGCAGACCAGAGCAGGCACCCTGGAGCTAAGGAGTTAGGAACGGCAACCCAGGTTCAACCGATGCCCAAAATGTGCCACTGTCACTTGGCAGGGGAAAGTCAAGTCCAACAGGATTGTCCCTGTGCCAGGTCTTTCAGTGATAATCAGCTGCTACCGAGAAAGAAAAGCATCGTCCCagctctcacctcctcctcatGCGAGGGGGTGACCTGCGCCACATCGGTGGCGGCGGCAGCATCCTCCTGGGGGGGCTGAAGCGTCTGGGAGGTGGCCGAGGCCGTGGGGCCAGCACAGCTGTGGCCGTGATCTCCTGACCGTCAATCTGGCCTTTTGAGGGAAACACAGAAACAGGGAGAAGTAAATCTTTTTCCACAATAACATAAACACATCATATTACTGCAACTCACAGCTTTGTCGCAAGCAGCACCGTGGACTGATCCCACTTCAGTTATCTTGACACCCTGCTCAGGGACTATTCTGACAAAGTCCACACAACTACCAGACTTCTTAATCTAACCCCACCAAACTGCAGCTCAGATGTTAACCTGGAAAAGTTTTCatataagcataaaataattttatcactgttttgaaaaaaaaaattagttttaatagTTCTGTGATTTCTTGAATCTGTCCTGAACCGCACAAAAGCCATTTGGGCTGAAAACTGACAGTATTTTAGATCAGCTCACCAAAGAAATCCCTATCACCTCTAACTCTTTTTCTGATCAAATCCATCTGCTCTGAAGACTTTTAAAAGCCCCCAGGCTCCTTACAGGTCAGTACCTACCTCCATCCATGTGTTTCAGGGCTTTCTCAGCATCATCTGGGTTCTCGAACTCCACATAAGCATAACCTTTGGAAAGGTGTGGGTTTAGCCTGTCAACTGGCATGTCAATCATTTTAATCTTTCCATAAGTGGAAAAAATTTCCATGATGTGATCCTGCAGAGAGAGAGCAAGCCTTATGGACACAGACCACACTCACTAGCCAGGTCTGGCTGGCAGAGCAGTATATCCACAGCACATTTTTTCAGCAAAGTAAACTTTTTACCCCTGAAGACCTTTAAACTACACTCTAGCCAAGAAAACTCAAGCCAGACCAGCTCTCTGCAGATCCTTTATCAAGAACTGCCAGATATCCTTTATGTCTCCAAGGTAATTTCAGCTGTTGTCCCAAATTCTAGTTTTCTTCCTAGTAAAACAGGATACAAGGTCTGGAACACTGACAAAACAGGCAGACCTCTTAAGCACTACGTGTGTCTCAGAAGCCTTCATGGTATTTGACTCAGTAAAATCCTACCAAAATTTTCTTCACTGATCAATGTGGACACAAAGAAACAATTTCCAACAGTAACACCTTGACAACTCTCTAGTAACCAAAAAGTCTGGAGAGCTTTGAAGGAGCAACTCACACATTCTCCCAGAACATGATTGCTTGACTACAGAGGAACATGACATTACTACCTTGGTCACGTTTCTAGTGAGCCTTCCAACATGCACTTTTGTGGGTCTGGGTGATGGGCTCCGCCTCTTGCGCTCCTTTTCATCTCTCTTGGGTGGTTTGGACCTGATTTGGACAATAGAAAACATCTACAGTTTTCAGGCAACATGCAGGACAAAACCAAGAAGCCAGTCATTATCACATGattaaaaataccatttttattGAAGGGCATCTTTTTCCTGAAGAAGTTACAGTGTTGAGGTGGTGGTGAGGGTGTTCCACTCAGAAACACCTCAGGATTTGCATTTATCTTGTCTGCTTTTGCTTTAGAACCTTTTGAAAATTGAGGACCTTTTTTTGCAACTTTTCAACTTCACTGCAACTAGGGTAACAAATAACAGAATTTAGCAAGCACTTCTATGAAGTTGTGGTCATAGTTAAAGCGTTTCCCAGTTGTTAACACAAAAACATTCTTTACCTCAACAACTGAAGAGGCAAAGTAAGGCCATAAACATACCACAACCAGGCACACAAACAGATTCAATCATTtgtgtttctgtattttctgttcaCTACAGAGGTccaaaaatgtttcaaaagtCTACTTAAAATTAGCTGCATATCACAATGCCtttgtagttaaaaaaaaaaaatctggaatgaAACCTTAATCtgtaaaaaaatcagtaaatagaaaatttatatttatgCTTCTTCCTAATCCTAAAGTCCATAAATTGAGTGATGCACTAAAAACCCCACCCTCCTTTAAGCAGATTTTTATCATCCTTCATCACCTTATGCAAAGGGAAAACTGTAGACATTAAGATAGTTTGATTCCCACACCACCCTTACGGGGGTCTTCCTTTGCCCTCcttcctattttatttttttgtaaataagaatataaatatacatatatatataaatatccTGGTTTTAGCCCTGACTTTTCTGTTAATTGTGGCTGTAGTTTACAGCTTTAATCTGATCTAGGCCCATACTGCTAAGGAAACACTGATTGAAACCGCCTCTAACAACTCTAATATTTAAAACCTTTAAACTCTTCAAAATTAGGTTTTTAATCTCAGTTCTTACAGGGTGTATATCTGGATTCTAAGGAAATGGAGCACACCCATTCTAACAAAATTCAGATCTCTAAGCtatggagaaagcaaatggcCTTCAGAGAACAATCTGTTCTGATCACAATCTTGTATTCTACATGGAATTAACCCAGCATCTGGCAATTCCTAGAAGACAAATAAAACTCACTTGGAGCGGGATCGTCTCCTGTTGTCATGTCTGCGtcgagagggactgggagatccagaagagctgctggaacTGGAACTGCGGGAGGTGCTGGAGCTCCCAGAGCGGCTCGAGGCAGAAGAGGAACTTGAGCCACTGCTAGAACCAGTGCTGGAACTGGACCCTGAGCTGGAAGTTGAGCTGGAACGGGATCTGTTATAAAAGGGggagaagaataaaaattagtGGAATATTCAGAAAAACAATAACTGAGAAACTTCTGACAACTAGAGAGAGTAACTGTGACTGAGGCTCCATAGCTCACCACACAGCCAAAGAAATTCATATCTGAAATAGAAACCCTCTTAAGTTAGGCTAAAATTGCACAGTGACTAACACAACACAAGCTTTCAACAGGCCCCACGACTAGCAGAAATAAAGGTGATTTCTGAAAATGCTGCCATTTGTTACTCTCCATACAAGTGCCCACCTGGTACTGCTGCTCCCACTGGAAGCGCTGCGTCTTTTGCGTGTCTTGTCCCGACCACGATCCTTTTCACCTGACTCCTTAGTGGCTGCTTTATCCTTGGACCGGTCCTTTGATTTCTCTTCAGACCTGTCCTTACGCTTGGTTGGTGAAGGAGCCCTTCAACAACAAATTGCAGAAGGCATTGCTTAAGTCAGAAAAACACAGACAACAAAAGCCCCACACCCAAATAAAGAACAGAACAGCAACACAAAACACTGAACTTTGAATGTAATTCAGGATCACTGTTACTGTGGAGTTAAAGCATTAGGCAATTGCAGACATTttagaaaaagggaaatatttcaCATTATAGAGCAGCTTGGAGGAAGACAGCCACAGCACACAAAAATTCACTCAGGAAGAAGAATTTCCAATTCCTCACCCTCACTGGGAGAGCCTAAGCACCCTGTAACATCCCAGTTTTGTCAAGCCTAGAAAATTCGGACAGCATGATTACTTAGTGCTGGAAGCTTTATTATTTTGACTTCTAGAAAACTCTTCTTTTTCAATCCTGGTAACTCCTTTTCCCCTTCAGAGGCATCCAAAGAAGACTGAATGGGCCCCACATCTCAAATCTCACTTCTATCTTCTCAATTCAGAGAACCAAATTAAACACAATAAATCCCAAAGAACAGCCTAGTTACAGGTTCACAAAGAAATTAACAGTTACACATATAACAGCAATCCTGCTCACAACACACTGGACATTCACTGCCTTCTCCAGAGTCCCGAGTCCTGTCAGACACGTAAACAGAGGCTCCCACGGGCACTGGGGGCCTCACCTTACAGTCTGCACTGTTGTTTCACATTCACAGAATTACAAAACACCTTATTTATCCAACCAAAAATATGGCAGACAGAAGGCATCCATTTCCTCTGCAAGATGCACAAGCAGCTCATGCCTTTCAACCCAGACCTGGCTCCAGAGGAGCAAGCACTATCTTTCTCCAAAACCAGTCTGTGCCATGCAGCACACATTTGTCAGAAAGGAAGGGCTGTTGAGAACAAACCCTCACTGAATTATGGCTGCTTCCAGCCTCAACaagctgctcccaaagctcTGTCAGCCTTGGTAAAACCAGGTGAAAGGGCTGAGATTGCTGCActgctgccacagcagctcTCACTTCAACTTCTCAGCACAAAGTCTAAACTGGATTCTGACCTTGCCTACCCTCCCTCTTTGCCCTAGATCCGAAAGGAGACTAACTTAACACCTCTCTATTTAGCACTGAAATGCTGGGCATTAGTTGACTTCCAGATGTTTGCCATGTGAGGGCTGTATCCATCACAAAATCTGCAACTTCTATAAACATGCTGCATTTTGATTACTCCATGGGGATTGTTTAACACCTGCATTACAAACCTGCCTCCAACATTTTAATAACCTCTAAAGGAGTGTGACACCCTCAACTACCAAGGAATGAAACATTCAGGA from Aphelocoma coerulescens isolate FSJ_1873_10779 chromosome 14, UR_Acoe_1.0, whole genome shotgun sequence includes these protein-coding regions:
- the RNPS1 gene encoding RNA-binding protein with serine-rich domain 1, producing the protein MAPSPTKRKDRSEEKSKDRSKDKAATKESGEKDRGRDKTRKRRSASSGSSSTRSRSSSTSSSGSSSSTGSSSGSSSSSASSRSGSSSTSRSSSSSSSSGSPSPSRRRHDNRRRSRSKSKPPKRDEKERKRRSPSPRPTKVHVGRLTRNVTKDHIMEIFSTYGKIKMIDMPVDRLNPHLSKGYAYVEFENPDDAEKALKHMDGGQIDGQEITATAVLAPRPRPPPRRFSPPRRMLPPPPMWRRSPPRMRRRSRSPRRRSPVRRRSRSRSPGRRRHRSRSSSNSSR